A genome region from Calypte anna isolate BGI_N300 chromosome 4B, bCalAnn1_v1.p, whole genome shotgun sequence includes the following:
- the LOC103536456 gene encoding estradiol 17-beta-dehydrogenase 11, producing the protein MSPFLDLLLFLPTLIYSYLEAFVKLFAPVRRKSVSGELVLITGAGHGVGRATAFEFAKRRSRLVLWDINKHGVEETAAECERLGATVQAFVVDCSKREEIYSAAEKVRKEIGDVTILVNNAGVITAADLLSTQDHQIERMFEVNILAHFWTTRAFLPAMMNNNYGHIVTVASAAGHFVTSFMVSYCSSKFAAVGFHKALTEELSTLGKDGIKTTCLCPVFINTGFVKNPTTRLGRILETEEVVEALMEGILTNQKMVFVPPQLNFALLSEMLFPERAVKVLKKLTDAKFDAVVGQRRTQ; encoded by the exons atgaGCCCGTTTCTGGATCTCCTCCTGTTTTTGCCTACGCTCATCTACTCCTACTTAGAGGCGTTTGTGAAGCTTTTTGCCCCCGTGAGGAGGAAGTCTGTCAGCGGAGAGCTCGTTCTCATCACGGGTGCTGGCCATGGCGTGGGGAGAGCGACTGCCTTCGAGTTCGCCAAGCGCCGGAGCAGACTGGTTCTGTGGGACATCAATAAG CATGGCGTTGAGGAGACGGCAGCAGAATGCGAAAGGCTGGGAGCCACTGTTCAAGCCTTTGTGGTGGACTGCAGCAAAAGGGAGGAAATCTACAGTGCTGCAGAGAAG GTGAGAAAGGAAATTGGGGATGTCACCATCCTGGTCAATAACGCGGGTGTGATTACAGCTGCTGACCTGCTCTCGACTCAGGACCACCAGATTGAAAGAATGTTTGAAGTCAACATTCTTGCTCACTTTTGG ACCACAAGAGCTTTTCTGCCAGCCATGATGAACAACAACTACGGTCACATTGTCACAGTGGCTTCAGCAGCAGGTCATTTTGTGACTTCTTTCATGGTGTCTTATTG tTCAAGCAAGTTTGCTGCAGTTGGATTTCATAAAGCTCTGACAGAGGAGCTGTCTACCCTGGGAAAGGATGGGATAAAAACTACATGCCTTTGTCCAGTCTTTATAAACACTGGATTTGTCAAAAACCCCACTACGAG GCTTGGAAGGATTTTGGAGACTGAAGAAGTCGTAGAGGCTCTGATGGAAGGAATATTGACCAACCAGAAAATGGTTTTTGTTCCACCACAGCTGAACTTTGCTCTACTTTCTGAAAT gttGTTCCCAGAACGTGCGGTGAAAGTTCTGAAAAAGCTGACAGATGCCAAGTTTGATGCAGTCGTTGGGCAAAGAAGAACAcagtga